A genomic stretch from Camelus dromedarius isolate mCamDro1 chromosome 10, mCamDro1.pat, whole genome shotgun sequence includes:
- the LOC116152674 gene encoding large ribosomal subunit protein eL43: MAKRTKKVGIVGKYRTRYGASLQKMVKKIEISQHAKYTCSFCGKTKMKRRAVGIWHCGSCMKTVAGGAWTYNTSAITVKSAIRRLKELKDQ, translated from the coding sequence ATGGCCAAACGCACCAAGAAGGTCGGAATCGTCGGTAAATACAGGACCCGTTATGGTGCCTCCCTCCAGAAAATGgtgaagaaaattgaaatcagCCAGCACGCAAAGTACACTTGCTCCTTCTGCGGCAAAACCAAGATGAAGAGACGAGCCGTGGGCATCTGGCACTGTGGTTCCTGCATGAAAACGGTAGCTGGTGGTGCCTGGACCTACAACACTTCTGCCATCACAGTAAAGTCTGCCATCAGAAGACTGAAGGAATTGAAGGACCAGTAG